The following coding sequences lie in one Apium graveolens cultivar Ventura chromosome 1, ASM990537v1, whole genome shotgun sequence genomic window:
- the LOC141676505 gene encoding UDP-glycosyltransferase 87A1-like has product MNSPLNVSKPSILAIPFPGRGHINPMINFCRQLASKQPDLLITFVVTEEWFELLRSETKLPANISYETIPNVIPSELVRASDHSGFFKAVQTKMEEPVEWLIHRLDSRPVVIIFDFFMFWVPRLGIKVNIPVASLVPVSAQVFSMFMHYHLLEQKGDIPVSNVSDLPSPLYVGQEILPEFLEGTSWAKKTRYLLFTAVYELEQKAIDALRAEFSMPVYAIGPAIPDFSLKQNCLTNKDDVPHYIEWLDNQPIDSVLYISQGSFLSVSSDQLDEIVAGVLDSGVSYLWVTKMEASRVTGEKGLAVPWCDQLRVLCHPSVGGFWSHCGWNSTKESVFAGVPMLTMPIKFDQVPNSNVIVDDWKIGWRVKRPTAVETLVTRNEIAALVNRFMDLKNDEGKMMRKRVKELEAIARQATAQGGSSENDIDAFIHNILQCNRD; this is encoded by the exons ATGAACTCCCCTTTGAACGTGTCCAAACCATCCATCCTGGCGATTCCGTTTCCCGGAAGAGGCCACATCAACCCAATGATAAATTTCTGCAGGCAACTAGCTTCCAAACAACCTGATTTGCTCATCACCTTTGTTGTCACTGAGGAGTGGTTCGAGTTATTGAGGTCTGAAACAAAGCTACCAGCCAACATAAGTTATGAAACCATACCTAATGTCATACCTTCTGAGCTGGTTCGAGCCTCTGATCATTCAGGTTTCTTTAAAGCAGTACAAACAAAAATGGAAGAGCCAGTGGAGTGGTTGATTCACAGGCTTGATTCAAGGCCTGTGGTGATTATTTTCGATTTTTTCATGTTCTGGGTACCAAGGCTAGGGATCAAAGTAAATATTCCGGTAGCTTCACTTGTTCCAGTATCTGCTCAAGTGTTTTCAATGTTCATGCACTATCATCTTCTTGAACAGAAGGGGGATATCCCAGTATCTAACGTTTCAG ATCTTCCATCACCATTATATGTAGGTCAAGAAATCCTACCAGAATTTCTTGAAGGTACTTCATGGGCTAAAAAAACACGGTATCTTCTATTTACTGCTGTTTACGAGCTTGAACAGAAAGCCATTGATGCTCTGAGAGCTGAGTTTTCCATGCCTGTCTACGCCATTGGTCCTGCAATCCCTGACTTCAGTCTCAAACAAAATTGTTTAACAAATAAAGACGATGTCCCTCATTATATCGAATGGCTAGACAATCAGCCTATTGATTCCGTCCTGTACATTTCTCAGGGAAGTTTTCTTTCTGTTTCAAGTGATCAGTTGGATGAGATTGTTGCTGGTGTTCTTGATAGCGGAGTAAGCTACTTATGGGTAACGAAAATGGAAGCTTCTCGGGTTACTGGTGAGAAGGGGTTGGCTGTGCCCTGGTGTGATCAGTTAAGGGTCTTGTGTCATCCTTCTGTTGGTGGTTTTTGGTCACATTGTGGTTGGAATTCGACTAAAGAAAGTGTATTTGCTGGTGTTCCAATGCTAACTATGCCTATAAAGTTTGATCAAGTTCCGAATAGTAATGTCATCGTGGATGATTGGAAGATTGGATGGAGAGTCAAGAGACCAACTGCAGTTGAAACATTAGTGACAAGAAACGAAATTGCAGCACTTGTAAACAGGTTTATGGACTTGAAAAACGACGAAGGGAAAATGATGAGGAAAAGAGTGAAAGAACTCGAGGCGATAGCTCGCCAGGCTACTGCACAAGGTGGATCATCTGAAAATGACATTGATGCTTTCATTCACAACATTTTGCAATGCAACAGAGATTAA
- the LOC141676509 gene encoding stem-specific protein TSJT1-like gives MLAVFDKSVAKSPEALQNAQSESVSALKDGFLAHHFSSVKPGSVTVNLGPAGVLAYSMDKQNPLLPRLFAVTDDLFCVFQGHIENVAHLKQQYGLGKNANEVIIVLEAYRTLRDRGPYPADQVLRDFHGKFAFVLYDGTSKSAFVAADADGSVPFFWGTDSEGDLVISDDVDVISKSCKKSFAPFPKGCFFTSSGGLRSFEHPMNELKPMPRVDSSGEVCGATFKVDAEARKETGMPRVGSAANWSQHY, from the exons ATGCTAGCAGTTTTTGATAAATCTGTAGCTAAGAGCCCTGAGGCATTACAAAATGCTCAATCTGAATCTGTGAGTGCTCTTAAAGATGGGTTCTTGGCCCATCATTTCTCCTCTGTGAAGCCTGGTTCTGTTACTGTTAATCTTGGGCCTGCTGGTGTTTTGGCCTACTCTATGGATAAGCAAAACCCTCTTCTTCCCAG ATTGTTTGCCGTGACGGATGATTTATTCTGCGTATTTCAAGGCCACATTGAAAATGTTGCACATCTTAAGCAACAGTATGGATTGGGGAAGAATGCAAATGAAGTGATCATTGTTCTAGAGGCTTACCGGACTCTAAGGGATAGAGGTCCTTATCCCGCAGATCAGGTTTTGAGAGATTTTCATGGAAAATTTGCATTTGTTCTCTATGATGGTACTTCAAAATCTGCATTTGTTGCAGCT GATGCTGATGGAAGTGTGCCCTTCTTTTGGGGTACTGATTCTGAAGGAGATCTTGTTATCTCGGATGATGTTGATGTTATAAGCAAGAGCTGCAAGAAGTCATTTGCACCATTTCCAAAAG GATGTTTCTTCACAAGCTCTGGAGGCTTGAGGAGTTTCGAGCACCCTATGAATGAACTGAAGCCAATGCCAAGAGTAGACAGCTCGGGTGAGGTATGTGGTGCAACCTTTAAGGTTGATGCCGAGGCCCGGAAGGAAACTGGCATGCCTAGAGTTGGAAGTGCTGCTAACTGGTCCCAACATTACTGA
- the LOC141723795 gene encoding transmembrane emp24 domain-containing protein p24beta3-like: MRWCNVSPLIGLINFLSLIQYISSLSIAVENVECVYEYALYEGDNISGNFVVLDHDIFWSSDHPGIDFIVTSPGGNTIHTINGTSGDKFQFKAPRSGLYKFCFHNPFSTPETISFYIHVGHIPNDHDLAKDEHVDPINVKIAQLREALESVIMEQRFLKARDIRQRNTNESTKSRVIFYTITEYLLLACASALQVVYIRRLFSTSVAYNRV; encoded by the exons atgaggtGGTGTAATGTGTCTCCATTGATAGGcctgatcaatttcttgagcttaaTACAATACATTTCTTCACTTTCCATTGCAGTAGAGAATGTTGAATGCGTGTACGAGTACGCTCTCTATGAAGGTGATAACATCTCCGGTAACTTTGTCGTTCTCGATCACGACATTTTCTGGAGCTCTGATCATCCTGGCATCGACTTCATT GTGACTTCTCCTGGTGGAAATACTATTCACACTATAAACGGTACCTCTGGAGACAAATTTCAGTTCAAAGCCCCGCGAAGTGGACTGTATAAATTCTGTTTTCACAATCCTTTCTCGACGCCAGAGACCATTTCATTCTACATACATGTCGGCCATATCCCCAATGATCACGACCTTGCTAAAGATG AGCATGTGGATCCGATAAATGTTAAGATTGCTCAGTTAAGGGAAGCACTAGAATCAGTCATAATGGAGCAGAGGTTCTTGAAAGCACGAGATATTCGCCAACGCAATA CTAATGAGAGCACAAAGAGCAGAGTTATATTTTACACAATCACAGAGTACTTGTTGCTGGCTTGTGCAAGTGCACTTCAAGTTGTGTATATTCGTCGTCTGTTCAGCACATCAGTAGCATACAACCGCGTTTGA
- the LOC141723801 gene encoding early light-induced protein 1, chloroplastic-like codes for MASSVVMQSILASSKTPGVTGTRLSLIPAKYAFAPSMSRGACSLRIRCMAKDGQKKESSPASTIPTPQPKPKASTSFFDVLAFSGPAPERINGRLAMIGFVAAMAVEVSNGQDVFSQISNGGVPWFLGTSVLLTLASLVPLFKGVSVQSKSGGLMTSDAEMWNGRFAMLGLVALAFTEYLKGSALV; via the exons ATGGCCTCATCAGTTGTTATGCAATCTATCCTAGCCTCTTCGAAAACACCAGGCGTAACCGGAACTAGGCTTAGCCTTATTCCGGCTAAGTATGCGTTTGCACCGTCCATGTCTAGGGGTGCTTGTAGCCTGCGAATTAGGTGCATGGCAAAG GATGGTCAAAAGAAGGAATCAAGCCCAGCAAGTACTATCCCAACTCCTCAACCCAAACCTAAG GCAAGCACAAGTTTTTTCGATGTGCTAGCATTCAGTGGACCTGCACCAGAAAGAATCAACGGGAGGCTTGCGATGATCGGATTCGTTGCAGCCATGGCAGTGGAAGTATCCAATGGCCAGGACGTGTTTTCGCAGATATCCAACGGTGGTGTTCCCTGGTTCCTGGGAACAAGTGTGTTGTTAACACTGGCATCATTAGTACCATTGTTTAAAGGAGTTAGTGTTCAGTCAAAATCAGGAGGTTTAATGACTTCTGATGCAGAAATGTGGAATGGTAGATTTGCTATGTTAGGTCTGGTTGCTCTGGCCTTTACTGAGTACCTTAAGGGCAGTGCTCTTgtttaa
- the LOC141723809 gene encoding early light-induced protein 1, chloroplastic-like, whose product MASSVVMQSILASSKTPGVNGIRLSLIPAKYAFAPSMSRGACSLRIRCMAKDGQKKESSPASTIPTPQPKPKASTSFFDVLAFSGPAPERINGRLAMIGFVAAMAVEVSNGQDVFSQISNGGVPWFLGTSVLLTLASLVPLFKGVSVQSKSGGLMTSDAEMWNGRFAMLGLVALAFTEYLKGSALV is encoded by the exons ATGGCCTCATCAGTTGTTATGCAATCTATCCTAGCCTCTTCGAAAACTCCAGGCGTAAACGGAATAAGGCTTAGCCTTATTCCGGCTAAGTATGCGTTTGCGCCGTCTATGTCTAGGGGTGCATGTAGCCTGCGAATTAGGTGCATGGCAAAG GATGGTCAAAAGAAGGAATCAAGCCCAGCAAGTACTATCCCAACTCCTCAACCCAAACCTAAG GCAAGCACAAGTTTTTTCGATGTGCTAGCATTCAGTGGACCTGCACCAGAAAGAATCAACGGGAGGCTTGCGATGATCGGATTCGTTGCAGCTATGGCAGTGGAAGTATCCAATGGCCAGGACGTATTTTCGCAGATATCCAACGGTGGTGTTCCCTGGTTCCTGGGAACAAGTGTGTTATTAACACTGGCATCATTAGTACCATTGTTTAAAGGAGTTAGTGTTCAGTCAAAATCAGGAGGTTTAATGACTTCTGACGCTGAAATGTGGAATGGTAGATTTGCTATGTTAGGTCTGGTTGCTCTGGCCTTTACTGAGTACCTTAAGGGCAGTGCTCTTGTTTAA
- the LOC141676516 gene encoding uncharacterized protein LOC141676516: MGGVPSSPRRPQDTAEYLIGTFVGDKSFPIMSEYWQQLLQLPVDLRWPSHRMNEACEIFAQNNCVTRHLAKILIHLGWCLHELISSSGGSSVALNKAVNALHISSVFLKHLIENSKGNIFEELCLSVDGIEELPDSFPRDESLEHFVLHGALRFIGLVDVSADTYILHYELLNFMLVSMSTQLLSGPSPGPEDAHPFTDAAMVQKEYIVGLVVRRLLLNYITRPQFPSNSASYAIFAEDSHPGVLHRVRSAAANLVLLPFSYIGSPSGETSKSPLAESSLNVLLALIHFRRCVIVEPGKLKVDDDANLDSVLKEEIYLSENPYCKALECARDVEFDRADVEGNAHHGPSIPFASLFDSLGMSLADEGAVLLLYSLVHGNADFLEYVLVRTDLETLLIPLLETLYNPASRKSNQIYMVLVILLILSQDSSFNASVHKLVLPTVPWYKERLLHNSTLGSLMVIILIRTLKNNQSKLRDVYLHTNCLATLANMAPHVHHLSAYASQLLVSLFDMLSRRYTKLAEMKNNKMHSFNGESEDGDNVTDDMASSELHIYTDFLRIVLEILNVILTYALPRNPEVVYAILQRQEIFLPFKSHPRFNELLENIFTVLDFFNSRIDAQKLEGEWSVEKVLQVIIVNCRSWRGEGMKMFTQLRFTYEQESHPEEFFIPYVWQLVLTCSAFRFNPKSINLFPVDIPLEEHISYTSGEADKDENNVNDGKVELARVV, translated from the exons ATGGGAGGCGTGCCGTCATCGCCGCGGAGGCCACAGGACACGGCGGAGTACCTGATTGGAACTTTCGTCGGTGATAAGTCGTTTCCGATAATGTCAGAGTACTGGCAGCAGTTGCTGCAGCTTCCGGTTGATCTACGGTGGCCTTCGCATCGTATGAACGAAGCTTGCGAAATTTTCG CTCAGAACAATTGTGTTACAAGGCATCTTGCCAAGATCTTGATCCACCTCGGATGGTGTTTACATGAATTAATATCATCTTCTGGTGGTTCATCTGTGGCCTTGAACAAAGCTGTAAATGCACTTCACATCTCATCTGTTTTCCTCAAGCACTTAATTGAAAATTCAAAAGGTAATATATTTGAGGAACTATGCCTGTCCGTGGATGGTATTGAGGAGCTACCTGATAGTTTCCCCAGAG ATGAAAGTTTAGAACATTTTGTTTTGCATGGTGCTCTTAGATTTATTGGATTAGTAGATGTAAG tgcggaCACATATATCCTCCACTATGAATTACTCAACTTCATGCTTGTCTCCATGTCAACTCAGCTTCTTTCTGGGCCGTCACCAGGTCCAGAAGATGCCCACCCATTTACAGATGCAGCAATGGTTCAG AAAGAATATATAGTTGGTCTGGTTGTTCGCAGGCTGCTACTTAACTACATTACACGGCCTCAGTTTCCTTCTAATAGTGCTTCTTATGCTATATTTGCGGAAGACAGTCATCCAGGTGTTTTGCATAGAGTCCGTTCTGCTGCTG CAAATTTGGTGTTGCTGCCGTTCTCTTACATTGGCAGTCCAAGTGGTGAAACTTCGAAAAGTCCATTAGCTGAGAGCAGTCTTAATGTATTACTTGCTCTCATTCACTTCCGGAGATGTGTTATAGTTGAACCCGGTAAATTAAAGGTTGATGACGATGCAAATTTAGATTCTGTCCTGAAAGAAGAAATTTATCTCTCTGAAAATCCCTACTGCAAGGCCTTGGAGTGCGCGAGGGATGTTGAAT TTGATCGTGCTGATGTCGAGGGAAATGCACACCATGGCCCTTCTATACCTTTCGCTTCCCTCTTCGATAGTCTTGGCAT GTCATTGGCAGATGAAGGTGCTGTTCTTCTGCTGTACTCGTTAGTACATGGAAATGCAGACTTTCTTGAGTATGTCTTGGTGCGGACAGATCTAGAAACATTG TTGATACCATTGCTGGAAACACTTTATAATCCTGCAAGTAGGAAATCTAATCAAATCTATATGGTGCTGGTCATCCTTCTTATACTAAGTCAGGACTCCTCTTTTAATGCTAGTGTTCACAAGCTG GTGCTCCCTACTGTCCCATGGTACAAAGAGCGTCTTCTTCATAACAGTACTCTTGGCTCTCTCATGGTCATAATCCTTATAAGAACTCTAAAGAACAACCAGTCTAAACTGCGG GATGTGTATCTTCATACGAACTGTCTAGCAACTTTGGCAAACATGGCACCTCATGTCCATCACCTGAGTGCATATGCTTCACAACTTTTAGTTAGCTTATTTGATATGCTTTCACGAAG ATACACAAAATTAGCAGAGATGAAAAATAATAAAATGCATTCTTTCAATGGCGAATCAGAGGATGGTGACAATGTCACAGACGACATGGCA TCCTCAGAACTGCATATTTACACAGATTTCCTGAGGATCGTACTTGAAATATTAAATGTGATTCTGACTTATGCCTTGCCGCGAAATCCTGAG GTTGTTTATGCAATATTACAGCGGCAGGAGATCTTTCTACCTTTCAAGTCTCATCCACGCTTTAATGAGCTGCTTGAGAACATTTTTACT GTATTAGATTTTTTCAATAGCCGCATTGATGCCCAAAAACTGGAAGGCGAATGGTCAGTGGAGAAAGTACTTCAAGTCATAATCGTCAATTGCAGATCATGGCGAGGTGAAGGAATGAAG ATGTTCACTCAATTGCGCTTTACATATGAACAAGAGAGTCACCCAGAGGAATTCTTCATTCCTTATGTGTGGCAACTTGTTTTGACTTGCAG TGCTTTCAGGTTTAATCCCAAGAGCATAAATCTGTTCCCAGTTGACATCCCTTTGGAA GAACATATTAGTTACACATCCGGGGAGGCTGATAAGGATGAAAACAATGTAAATGACGGAAAAGTTGAACTTGCTCGAGTTGTATGA